The Populus nigra chromosome 19, ddPopNigr1.1, whole genome shotgun sequence genome includes a window with the following:
- the LOC133679365 gene encoding palmitoyltransferase AKR1-like isoform X1, giving the protein MQQIQDQRKKNVLVSCFKQIGRCTVSCILVLLTQFALTLVPHFFPASSLLVQLTLSVVVLVFVLGLGRWCRRIVGVYASAPALVFFNLIFIWAVYIFIVRQAIPYFISIVFNIEVTLLILGVCSILSSDPGLVTHGSSDANKLIETKAFGVEAHNEGSALLKRVRYCKSCKAYIKGFDHHCPAFGNCVGQNNYVLFMILLAGFLTTEASYIVCSSQFSRGSQILGGTWFETDLAGSLVVSTMLFSLLQVIWQGVFFTWHLYCICFNIRTDEWINWKKYPEFQFVIQSQPGESFTRVMFKNPYDNGYLQNVKEFLSVNG; this is encoded by the exons ATGCAACAAATTCAggatcaaagaaagaagaatgtgTTAGTAAGTTGCTTCAAACAAATTGGGCGATGTACAGTTTCGTGCATATTGGTTTTGTTAACTCAATTTGCTCTGACTTTAGTCCCCCACTTCTTCCCTGCTTCCTCTCTACTCGTCCAACTGACACTCTCAG TTGTGGTGCTAGTGTTTGTTTTGGGATTAGGGAGATGGTGCAGGCGGATTGTTGGAGTGTATGCGTCCGCTCCAGCTCTCGTTTTCTTTAATCTAATCTTTATTTGGGCTGTCTATATCTTCATTGTTAGACAAG CCATTCCGTATTTCATCAGTATTGTGTTCAACATAGAGGTTACCCTGCTCATTCTTGGTGTATGTAG TATCCTATCAAGTGATCCTGGTTTGGTAACTCATGGATCTTCAGATGCGAACAAGCTCATTGAAACTAAAGCTTTCGGAGTTGAAGCTCATAATGAG GGTTCTGCTCTCCTCAAGAGGGTGAGGTATTGTAAGAGTTGCAAAGCATATATAAAAGGATTTGATCACCATTGTCCTGCTTTTGGTAACTGTGTAG GACAGAATAATTATGTCCTCTTCATGATTCTTCTAGCTGGATTCCTTACCACCGAAGCTTCTTACATCGTTTGCTCGTCCCAGT TTTCCAGAGGATCCCAGATTCTAGGTGGAACTTGGTTTGAG ACTGATCTAGCTGGCAGCTTGGTTGTTAGCACAATGTTATTCTCTCTTCTCCAAGTGATATGGCAG GGGGTGTTCTTCACATGGCATCTGTATTGTATATGCTTCAACATCAGGACTGACGAATGG ATAAACTGGAAGAAATACCCAGAGTTTCAATTTGTCATTCAATCCCAACCag GGGAAAGCTTTACTAGGGTTATGTTCAAAAATCCATATGATAATGGCTATCTTCAAAATGTGAAGGAGTTTTTATCAGTAAATGGCTGA
- the LOC133679365 gene encoding uncharacterized protein LOC133679365 isoform X4, with amino-acid sequence MQQIQDQRKKNVLVSCFKQIGRCTVSCILVLLTQFALTLVPHFFPASSLLVQLTLSVVVLVFVLGLGRWCRRIVGVYASAPALVFFNLIFIWAVYIFIVRQAIPYFISIVFNIEVTLLILGVCSILSSDPGLVTHGSSDANKLIETKAFGVEAHNEGSALLKRVRYCKSCKAYIKGFDHHCPAFGNCVGQNNYVLFMILLAGFLTTEASYIVCSSQFSRGSQILGGTWFEGVFFTWHLYCICFNIRTDEWINWKKYPEFQFVIQSQPGESFTRVMFKNPYDNGYLQNVKEFLSVNG; translated from the exons ATGCAACAAATTCAggatcaaagaaagaagaatgtgTTAGTAAGTTGCTTCAAACAAATTGGGCGATGTACAGTTTCGTGCATATTGGTTTTGTTAACTCAATTTGCTCTGACTTTAGTCCCCCACTTCTTCCCTGCTTCCTCTCTACTCGTCCAACTGACACTCTCAG TTGTGGTGCTAGTGTTTGTTTTGGGATTAGGGAGATGGTGCAGGCGGATTGTTGGAGTGTATGCGTCCGCTCCAGCTCTCGTTTTCTTTAATCTAATCTTTATTTGGGCTGTCTATATCTTCATTGTTAGACAAG CCATTCCGTATTTCATCAGTATTGTGTTCAACATAGAGGTTACCCTGCTCATTCTTGGTGTATGTAG TATCCTATCAAGTGATCCTGGTTTGGTAACTCATGGATCTTCAGATGCGAACAAGCTCATTGAAACTAAAGCTTTCGGAGTTGAAGCTCATAATGAG GGTTCTGCTCTCCTCAAGAGGGTGAGGTATTGTAAGAGTTGCAAAGCATATATAAAAGGATTTGATCACCATTGTCCTGCTTTTGGTAACTGTGTAG GACAGAATAATTATGTCCTCTTCATGATTCTTCTAGCTGGATTCCTTACCACCGAAGCTTCTTACATCGTTTGCTCGTCCCAGT TTTCCAGAGGATCCCAGATTCTAGGTGGAACTTGGTTTGAG GGGGTGTTCTTCACATGGCATCTGTATTGTATATGCTTCAACATCAGGACTGACGAATGG ATAAACTGGAAGAAATACCCAGAGTTTCAATTTGTCATTCAATCCCAACCag GGGAAAGCTTTACTAGGGTTATGTTCAAAAATCCATATGATAATGGCTATCTTCAAAATGTGAAGGAGTTTTTATCAGTAAATGGCTGA
- the LOC133679365 gene encoding palmitoyltransferase AKR1-like isoform X2, whose amino-acid sequence MQQIQDQRKKNVLVSCFKQIGRCTVSCILVLLTQFALTLVPHFFPASSLLVQLTLSVVVLVFVLGLGRWCRRIVGVYASAPALVFFNLIFIWAVYIFIVRQAIPYFISIVFNIEVTLLILGVCSILSSDPGLVTHGSSDANKLIETKAFGVEAHNEGSALLKRVRYCKSCKAYIKGFDHHCPAFGNCNNYVLFMILLAGFLTTEASYIVCSSQFSRGSQILGGTWFETDLAGSLVVSTMLFSLLQVIWQGVFFTWHLYCICFNIRTDEWINWKKYPEFQFVIQSQPGESFTRVMFKNPYDNGYLQNVKEFLSVNG is encoded by the exons ATGCAACAAATTCAggatcaaagaaagaagaatgtgTTAGTAAGTTGCTTCAAACAAATTGGGCGATGTACAGTTTCGTGCATATTGGTTTTGTTAACTCAATTTGCTCTGACTTTAGTCCCCCACTTCTTCCCTGCTTCCTCTCTACTCGTCCAACTGACACTCTCAG TTGTGGTGCTAGTGTTTGTTTTGGGATTAGGGAGATGGTGCAGGCGGATTGTTGGAGTGTATGCGTCCGCTCCAGCTCTCGTTTTCTTTAATCTAATCTTTATTTGGGCTGTCTATATCTTCATTGTTAGACAAG CCATTCCGTATTTCATCAGTATTGTGTTCAACATAGAGGTTACCCTGCTCATTCTTGGTGTATGTAG TATCCTATCAAGTGATCCTGGTTTGGTAACTCATGGATCTTCAGATGCGAACAAGCTCATTGAAACTAAAGCTTTCGGAGTTGAAGCTCATAATGAG GGTTCTGCTCTCCTCAAGAGGGTGAGGTATTGTAAGAGTTGCAAAGCATATATAAAAGGATTTGATCACCATTGTCCTGCTTTTGGTAACTGT AATAATTATGTCCTCTTCATGATTCTTCTAGCTGGATTCCTTACCACCGAAGCTTCTTACATCGTTTGCTCGTCCCAGT TTTCCAGAGGATCCCAGATTCTAGGTGGAACTTGGTTTGAG ACTGATCTAGCTGGCAGCTTGGTTGTTAGCACAATGTTATTCTCTCTTCTCCAAGTGATATGGCAG GGGGTGTTCTTCACATGGCATCTGTATTGTATATGCTTCAACATCAGGACTGACGAATGG ATAAACTGGAAGAAATACCCAGAGTTTCAATTTGTCATTCAATCCCAACCag GGGAAAGCTTTACTAGGGTTATGTTCAAAAATCCATATGATAATGGCTATCTTCAAAATGTGAAGGAGTTTTTATCAGTAAATGGCTGA
- the LOC133679365 gene encoding palmitoyltransferase AKR1-like isoform X3 — protein sequence MQQIQDQRKKNVLVSCFKQIGRCTVSCILVLLTQFALTLVPHFFPASSLLVQLTLSVFVLGLGRWCRRIVGVYASAPALVFFNLIFIWAVYIFIVRQAIPYFISIVFNIEVTLLILGVCSILSSDPGLVTHGSSDANKLIETKAFGVEAHNEGSALLKRVRYCKSCKAYIKGFDHHCPAFGNCVGQNNYVLFMILLAGFLTTEASYIVCSSQFSRGSQILGGTWFETDLAGSLVVSTMLFSLLQVIWQGVFFTWHLYCICFNIRTDEWINWKKYPEFQFVIQSQPGESFTRVMFKNPYDNGYLQNVKEFLSVNG from the exons ATGCAACAAATTCAggatcaaagaaagaagaatgtgTTAGTAAGTTGCTTCAAACAAATTGGGCGATGTACAGTTTCGTGCATATTGGTTTTGTTAACTCAATTTGCTCTGACTTTAGTCCCCCACTTCTTCCCTGCTTCCTCTCTACTCGTCCAACTGACACTCTCAG TGTTTGTTTTGGGATTAGGGAGATGGTGCAGGCGGATTGTTGGAGTGTATGCGTCCGCTCCAGCTCTCGTTTTCTTTAATCTAATCTTTATTTGGGCTGTCTATATCTTCATTGTTAGACAAG CCATTCCGTATTTCATCAGTATTGTGTTCAACATAGAGGTTACCCTGCTCATTCTTGGTGTATGTAG TATCCTATCAAGTGATCCTGGTTTGGTAACTCATGGATCTTCAGATGCGAACAAGCTCATTGAAACTAAAGCTTTCGGAGTTGAAGCTCATAATGAG GGTTCTGCTCTCCTCAAGAGGGTGAGGTATTGTAAGAGTTGCAAAGCATATATAAAAGGATTTGATCACCATTGTCCTGCTTTTGGTAACTGTGTAG GACAGAATAATTATGTCCTCTTCATGATTCTTCTAGCTGGATTCCTTACCACCGAAGCTTCTTACATCGTTTGCTCGTCCCAGT TTTCCAGAGGATCCCAGATTCTAGGTGGAACTTGGTTTGAG ACTGATCTAGCTGGCAGCTTGGTTGTTAGCACAATGTTATTCTCTCTTCTCCAAGTGATATGGCAG GGGGTGTTCTTCACATGGCATCTGTATTGTATATGCTTCAACATCAGGACTGACGAATGG ATAAACTGGAAGAAATACCCAGAGTTTCAATTTGTCATTCAATCCCAACCag GGGAAAGCTTTACTAGGGTTATGTTCAAAAATCCATATGATAATGGCTATCTTCAAAATGTGAAGGAGTTTTTATCAGTAAATGGCTGA
- the LOC133679365 gene encoding uncharacterized protein LOC133679365 isoform X5, translated as MQQIQDQRKKNVLVSCFKQIGRCTVSCILVLLTQFALTLVPHFFPASSLLVQLTLSVVVLVFVLGLGRWCRRIVGVYASAPALVFFNLIFIWAVYIFIVRQAIPYFISIVFNIEVTLLILGVCSILSSDPGLVTHGSSDANKLIETKAFGVEAHNEGSALLKRVRYCKSCKAYIKGFDHHCPAFGNCVGQNNYVLFMILLAGFLTTEASYIVCSSQFSRGSQILGGTWFETDLAGSLVVSTMLFSLLQVIWGCSSHGICIVYASTSGLTNG; from the exons ATGCAACAAATTCAggatcaaagaaagaagaatgtgTTAGTAAGTTGCTTCAAACAAATTGGGCGATGTACAGTTTCGTGCATATTGGTTTTGTTAACTCAATTTGCTCTGACTTTAGTCCCCCACTTCTTCCCTGCTTCCTCTCTACTCGTCCAACTGACACTCTCAG TTGTGGTGCTAGTGTTTGTTTTGGGATTAGGGAGATGGTGCAGGCGGATTGTTGGAGTGTATGCGTCCGCTCCAGCTCTCGTTTTCTTTAATCTAATCTTTATTTGGGCTGTCTATATCTTCATTGTTAGACAAG CCATTCCGTATTTCATCAGTATTGTGTTCAACATAGAGGTTACCCTGCTCATTCTTGGTGTATGTAG TATCCTATCAAGTGATCCTGGTTTGGTAACTCATGGATCTTCAGATGCGAACAAGCTCATTGAAACTAAAGCTTTCGGAGTTGAAGCTCATAATGAG GGTTCTGCTCTCCTCAAGAGGGTGAGGTATTGTAAGAGTTGCAAAGCATATATAAAAGGATTTGATCACCATTGTCCTGCTTTTGGTAACTGTGTAG GACAGAATAATTATGTCCTCTTCATGATTCTTCTAGCTGGATTCCTTACCACCGAAGCTTCTTACATCGTTTGCTCGTCCCAGT TTTCCAGAGGATCCCAGATTCTAGGTGGAACTTGGTTTGAG ACTGATCTAGCTGGCAGCTTGGTTGTTAGCACAATGTTATTCTCTCTTCTCCAAGTGATATG GGGGTGTTCTTCACATGGCATCTGTATTGTATATGCTTCAACATCAGGACTGACGAATGG ATAA
- the LOC133679365 gene encoding uncharacterized protein LOC133679365 isoform X6 — protein MFVLGLGRWCRRIVGVYASAPALVFFNLIFIWAVYIFIVRQAIPYFISIVFNIEVTLLILGVCSILSSDPGLVTHGSSDANKLIETKAFGVEAHNEGSALLKRVRYCKSCKAYIKGFDHHCPAFGNCVGQNNYVLFMILLAGFLTTEASYIVCSSQFSRGSQILGGTWFETDLAGSLVVSTMLFSLLQVIWQGVFFTWHLYCICFNIRTDEWINWKKYPEFQFVIQSQPGESFTRVMFKNPYDNGYLQNVKEFLSVNG, from the exons A TGTTTGTTTTGGGATTAGGGAGATGGTGCAGGCGGATTGTTGGAGTGTATGCGTCCGCTCCAGCTCTCGTTTTCTTTAATCTAATCTTTATTTGGGCTGTCTATATCTTCATTGTTAGACAAG CCATTCCGTATTTCATCAGTATTGTGTTCAACATAGAGGTTACCCTGCTCATTCTTGGTGTATGTAG TATCCTATCAAGTGATCCTGGTTTGGTAACTCATGGATCTTCAGATGCGAACAAGCTCATTGAAACTAAAGCTTTCGGAGTTGAAGCTCATAATGAG GGTTCTGCTCTCCTCAAGAGGGTGAGGTATTGTAAGAGTTGCAAAGCATATATAAAAGGATTTGATCACCATTGTCCTGCTTTTGGTAACTGTGTAG GACAGAATAATTATGTCCTCTTCATGATTCTTCTAGCTGGATTCCTTACCACCGAAGCTTCTTACATCGTTTGCTCGTCCCAGT TTTCCAGAGGATCCCAGATTCTAGGTGGAACTTGGTTTGAG ACTGATCTAGCTGGCAGCTTGGTTGTTAGCACAATGTTATTCTCTCTTCTCCAAGTGATATGGCAG GGGGTGTTCTTCACATGGCATCTGTATTGTATATGCTTCAACATCAGGACTGACGAATGG ATAAACTGGAAGAAATACCCAGAGTTTCAATTTGTCATTCAATCCCAACCag GGGAAAGCTTTACTAGGGTTATGTTCAAAAATCCATATGATAATGGCTATCTTCAAAATGTGAAGGAGTTTTTATCAGTAAATGGCTGA
- the LOC133680393 gene encoding putative E3 ubiquitin-protein ligase XBAT31 isoform X2 — MGQGLSCAASQEHAFFTAVQLGEFDTVNAMLERDPSLLHQTTYDRQYPLHIAAANGQIEILTMLLERSVDPDMVNRHKQTPLMLAAMHGKISCLKKLIEAGANILKFDSLNGRTCLHYAAYYGHSDCLQAIISAAQSSPVAVSWGYARFVNIRDGRGATPLHLAARQRRPGCVHILLGNGALVCSSTGGYGSPGSTPLHLAARGGSLDCIRALLAWGADRLQRDASGRIPYVVALKHKNGMCAALLNPSSAEPLVWPSPLKFISELNQEAKALLECALMEANREREKNILMEANREREKNILKGSGHSLPSPSHSADGTDYNISEETNVNNQILQLWIC, encoded by the exons ATGGGTCAGGGACTGAGTTGTGCAGCGAGTCAAGAGCATGCGTTCTTCACTGCTGTGCAGTTGGGTGAATTCGACACCGTAAATGCTATGCTTGAGAGAGATCCATCTCTCCTTCATCAAACTACTTATGATCGCCAGTATCCGCTACATATTGCTGCTGCCAATGGCCAGATCGAG ATTTTAACAATGCTTCTGGAGCGATCTGTGGATCCTGATATGGTGAATCGTCACAAGCAG ACTCCGCTTATGTTGGCTGCAATGCATGGCAAAATCTCATGTTTGAAAAAGCTCATCGAAGCAGGGGCAAAT ATTTTGAAGTTTGATTCACTTAATGGCAGAACTTGCTTGCACTATGCTGCTTACTATGGCCATTCGGATTGCCTTCAAGCTATTATTTCTGCTGCTCAATCAAGCCCTGTTGCTGTTTCTTG GGGATATGCACGGTTTGTCAATATCAGAGATGGTAGAGGAGCAACACCATTGCATTTAGCAGCTCGTCAAAGACGGCCTGGATGTGTACATATCTTGTTAGGCAATGGTGCTCTTGTTTGTTCTTCGACAGGAGGATATGG TTCCCCGGGGAGCACTCCTCTTCATTTGGCAGCCAGAGGGGGATCTCTTGATTGTATCCGTGCATTGCTGGCGTGGGGGGCAGATCGTCTTCAAAGAGATGCATCTGG GAGAATACCCTATGTAGTTGCTTTGAAGCACAAAAATGGAATGTGTGCAGCCCTTCTTAATCCTTCATCAGCAGAGCCTCTTGTCTGGCCATCTCCATTGAAGTTCATCAGTGAGCTGAATCAAGAGGCAAAAGCTCTACTAGAGTGTGCCTTGATGGAGGCCAACAGGGAGAGGGAAAAGAATATATTGATGGAGGCCAACAGGGAGAGGGAAAAGAACATATTGAAGGGATCTGGGCATTCACTTCCATCTCCATCACATTCTGCTGATGGGACAGATTACAATATATCTGAG GAAACAAATGTAAACAACCAGATACTGCAGTTATGGATTTGTTGA
- the LOC133680393 gene encoding putative E3 ubiquitin-protein ligase XBAT31 isoform X1 → MGQGLSCAASQEHAFFTAVQLGEFDTVNAMLERDPSLLHQTTYDRQYPLHIAAANGQIEILTMLLERSVDPDMVNRHKQTPLMLAAMHGKISCLKKLIEAGANILKFDSLNGRTCLHYAAYYGHSDCLQAIISAAQSSPVAVSWGYARFVNIRDGRGATPLHLAARQRRPGCVHILLGNGALVCSSTGGYGSPGSTPLHLAARGGSLDCIRALLAWGADRLQRDASGRIPYVVALKHKNGMCAALLNPSSAEPLVWPSPLKFISELNQEAKALLECALMEANREREKNILMEANREREKNILKGSGHSLPSPSHSADGTDYNISEASDTEVCCICFEQVCTIEVQDCGHQMCAQCTLALCCHNKPNPTTACLKPPVCPFCRSTIVRLVVAKIKNCNDADQDIGEIGSPKLRKSRKSRNFSEGSSSFKGLSATFGKMGGRGSGRIAAENEWMDKP, encoded by the exons ATGGGTCAGGGACTGAGTTGTGCAGCGAGTCAAGAGCATGCGTTCTTCACTGCTGTGCAGTTGGGTGAATTCGACACCGTAAATGCTATGCTTGAGAGAGATCCATCTCTCCTTCATCAAACTACTTATGATCGCCAGTATCCGCTACATATTGCTGCTGCCAATGGCCAGATCGAG ATTTTAACAATGCTTCTGGAGCGATCTGTGGATCCTGATATGGTGAATCGTCACAAGCAG ACTCCGCTTATGTTGGCTGCAATGCATGGCAAAATCTCATGTTTGAAAAAGCTCATCGAAGCAGGGGCAAAT ATTTTGAAGTTTGATTCACTTAATGGCAGAACTTGCTTGCACTATGCTGCTTACTATGGCCATTCGGATTGCCTTCAAGCTATTATTTCTGCTGCTCAATCAAGCCCTGTTGCTGTTTCTTG GGGATATGCACGGTTTGTCAATATCAGAGATGGTAGAGGAGCAACACCATTGCATTTAGCAGCTCGTCAAAGACGGCCTGGATGTGTACATATCTTGTTAGGCAATGGTGCTCTTGTTTGTTCTTCGACAGGAGGATATGG TTCCCCGGGGAGCACTCCTCTTCATTTGGCAGCCAGAGGGGGATCTCTTGATTGTATCCGTGCATTGCTGGCGTGGGGGGCAGATCGTCTTCAAAGAGATGCATCTGG GAGAATACCCTATGTAGTTGCTTTGAAGCACAAAAATGGAATGTGTGCAGCCCTTCTTAATCCTTCATCAGCAGAGCCTCTTGTCTGGCCATCTCCATTGAAGTTCATCAGTGAGCTGAATCAAGAGGCAAAAGCTCTACTAGAGTGTGCCTTGATGGAGGCCAACAGGGAGAGGGAAAAGAATATATTGATGGAGGCCAACAGGGAGAGGGAAAAGAACATATTGAAGGGATCTGGGCATTCACTTCCATCTCCATCACATTCTGCTGATGGGACAGATTACAATATATCTGAG GCAAGCGATACAGAGGTGTGCTGCATATGCTTTGAGCAGGTTTGTACAATTGAAGTTCAAGACTGTGGCCATCAGATGTGTGCACAATGCACACTAGCTCTCTGCTGCCATAACAAACCCAACCCTACAACCGCATGCCTTAAACCTCCAGTTTGTCCATTCTGTCGAAGCACCATTGTCCGTCTAGTGGTTGCTAAAATCAAGAACTGCAATGATGCTGATCAAGACATTGGGGAAATTGGTTCACCAAAGCTGAGAAAGTCCAGGAAGTCACGGAACTTCAGCGAGGGAAGCAGCAGTTTCAAGGGGTTATCGGCAACATTTGGAAAAATGGGTGGCCGTGGCTCAGGAAGGATTGCTGCAGAAAATGAGTGGATGGATAAGCCTTGA
- the LOC133679723 gene encoding uncharacterized protein At3g17950-like isoform X2 produces the protein MDLFCRSCYLSTGSFFHDKSITLGSLIGVSNILELSRKSTRARKVEVVEDKKSCKSKTWIFSLCSRDTTDAEVVNNTPSLGHFLAVERRASSEYRRNHDLIHGPHDELELAQPVTEPNSLFVNGHVAPPRPSQSCSAEAERRGNEELEHCGEYTVPVLFSCMCGQPSL, from the exons ATGGACCTCTTCTGTAGAAGCTGCTACCTG TCTACAGGATCTTTCTTCCATGACAAGAGCATTACACTGGGGAGTCTTATAGGTGTTTCCAACATACTAGAGCTCTCTAGAAAATCAACAAGGGCAAGGAAAGTTGAAGTAGTTGAAGACAAGAAGAGCTGCAAATCCAAAACATGGATTTTCTCTTTATGTTCAAGAGACACTACTGATGCCGAAGTTGTGAATAATACTCCATCTCTTGGCCATTTTCTTGCTGTGGAGAGAAGAGCATCTAGTGAATATAGAAGGAATCACGACCTTATTCATGGACCTCATGATGAGCTTGAACTTGCTCAGCCTGTTACGGAACCCAACTCACTATTTGTTAATGGCCATGTTGCTCCTCCTAGACCAAGTCAAAGCTGCAGTGCCGAAGCTGAAAGGAGAGGAAATGAAGAACTAGAGCACTGTGGTGAATATACAGTACCAGTTCTATTTTCATGCATGTGTGGACAACCCTCTCTTTGA
- the LOC133679723 gene encoding uncharacterized protein At3g17950-like isoform X1, giving the protein MAQQEEGWPLGLHPLNVRVGIARNGDFSGSISFNTLLTGSSTDSSSDLDTESTGSFFHDKSITLGSLIGVSNILELSRKSTRARKVEVVEDKKSCKSKTWIFSLCSRDTTDAEVVNNTPSLGHFLAVERRASSEYRRNHDLIHGPHDELELAQPVTEPNSLFVNGHVAPPRPSQSCSAEAERRGNEELEHCGEYTVPVLFSCMCGQPSL; this is encoded by the exons ATGGCTCAGCAG GAAGAAGGTTGGCCTCTGGGTTTGCACCCCCTGAATGTGAGAGTTGGGATAGCTAGAAATGGTGATTTTTCTGGATCAATATCATTCAACACGTTACTCACTGGCTCCTCAACAGATTCCTCATCAGATTTAGACACCGAG TCTACAGGATCTTTCTTCCATGACAAGAGCATTACACTGGGGAGTCTTATAGGTGTTTCCAACATACTAGAGCTCTCTAGAAAATCAACAAGGGCAAGGAAAGTTGAAGTAGTTGAAGACAAGAAGAGCTGCAAATCCAAAACATGGATTTTCTCTTTATGTTCAAGAGACACTACTGATGCCGAAGTTGTGAATAATACTCCATCTCTTGGCCATTTTCTTGCTGTGGAGAGAAGAGCATCTAGTGAATATAGAAGGAATCACGACCTTATTCATGGACCTCATGATGAGCTTGAACTTGCTCAGCCTGTTACGGAACCCAACTCACTATTTGTTAATGGCCATGTTGCTCCTCCTAGACCAAGTCAAAGCTGCAGTGCCGAAGCTGAAAGGAGAGGAAATGAAGAACTAGAGCACTGTGGTGAATATACAGTACCAGTTCTATTTTCATGCATGTGTGGACAACCCTCTCTTTGA